In Paraburkholderia phenazinium, the following are encoded in one genomic region:
- a CDS encoding acetyl-CoA C-acetyltransferase, translating into MSETKRDKLADPIVIVSVARTPMAAFQGDFATLTAPQLGAIAIEAAVRRAGLTPAQIDEVVMGCVLPAGLGQAPARQAALGAGLPLATGSTTVNKMCGSGMRAAMFAHDMLAAGSVDVIVAGGMESMTNAPYLLPKARGGMRMGHGQVIDHMFYDGLEDAYEKGRLMGTFAEECAASFDFTREAQDAFAVESLKRAKRANEDGAFAWEIAPVKVESRKGDVTIERDEQPFKANLDKIATLKPAFSKTGTVTAANSSSISDGAAALVMMRESTAKELGVEPLARVVGHSTFAQEPAKFTTAPVGAIRKLFEKNGWRADEVDLYEVNEAFAVVTMAAMKEHRLPHEKVNVNGGACALGHPIGASGARILVTLIGALKHRGLKRGVATLCIGGGEATAMGIELV; encoded by the coding sequence ATGAGTGAGACAAAGCGTGACAAGCTGGCCGATCCGATCGTGATCGTTTCGGTCGCCCGTACCCCGATGGCCGCGTTTCAAGGCGATTTCGCCACGCTGACCGCGCCGCAACTCGGCGCCATCGCGATCGAAGCCGCCGTGCGGCGCGCGGGCCTGACGCCCGCTCAGATCGACGAGGTTGTGATGGGCTGCGTGCTGCCGGCCGGTCTCGGCCAGGCGCCGGCTCGCCAGGCGGCGCTCGGCGCCGGCCTGCCGCTCGCCACAGGCAGCACGACCGTGAACAAGATGTGCGGCTCCGGCATGCGCGCGGCGATGTTCGCGCACGACATGCTGGCCGCGGGTTCGGTGGACGTGATCGTCGCCGGCGGCATGGAAAGCATGACCAATGCGCCGTACCTGCTGCCCAAGGCGCGTGGCGGCATGCGCATGGGCCACGGCCAGGTGATCGACCATATGTTCTACGACGGTCTCGAAGACGCCTACGAAAAGGGCCGTCTGATGGGCACCTTCGCCGAAGAATGCGCGGCGTCGTTCGACTTCACCCGTGAGGCGCAGGACGCCTTCGCGGTGGAATCGCTCAAGCGCGCCAAGCGCGCCAACGAAGACGGCGCGTTCGCATGGGAGATCGCGCCGGTCAAGGTGGAGAGCCGCAAGGGCGACGTGACGATCGAGCGCGATGAACAGCCGTTCAAGGCGAACCTCGACAAGATCGCCACGCTCAAGCCTGCCTTCAGCAAAACCGGCACGGTGACGGCCGCGAACTCGTCGTCGATTTCGGACGGCGCGGCCGCGCTCGTGATGATGCGCGAATCGACCGCGAAGGAGTTGGGCGTCGAACCGCTTGCCCGCGTGGTCGGTCATTCGACCTTCGCTCAGGAGCCGGCGAAATTCACCACCGCGCCGGTCGGTGCGATCCGCAAACTGTTCGAGAAGAACGGCTGGCGCGCGGACGAAGTCGATCTGTATGAGGTGAACGAAGCGTTTGCCGTGGTCACGATGGCCGCGATGAAGGAGCACCGTCTGCCGCACGAGAAGGTCAACGTGAATGGCGGCGCGTGTGCGTTGGGTCATCCTATTGGCGCTTCGGGCGCACGCATTCTGGTGACGTTGATTGGCGCGCTGAAGCATCGCGGACTGAAGCGCGGCGTGGCGACGCTGTGCATCGGCGGCGGCGAAGCCACCGCGATGGGGATTGAACTGGTGTAA
- a CDS encoding SDR family oxidoreductase, translating into MKTVLIVGASRGIGREFARQYKHAGWRVLATARDEAALEALEALGAETFSLDVTSQTEIAALGWKLDGERLDAAIVVSGVYGPRTDGIETVSAEDFDEVMVTNVRGPMQLLPILLPLVEDANGVLAVLSSKMGSITEATGTTGWLYRVSKAALNDALKIASLQTRRAACVALHPGWVRTDMGGAEAAIDPERSVSGMRQVLAQAAAARESFNGSFYQYDGTALDW; encoded by the coding sequence ATGAAAACAGTGTTGATCGTAGGGGCGTCGCGTGGCATCGGCCGCGAGTTTGCGCGCCAGTACAAACACGCCGGCTGGCGCGTGCTCGCCACGGCGCGCGACGAGGCGGCGCTCGAAGCACTGGAGGCGCTCGGTGCCGAGACGTTCTCGCTCGACGTCACCTCACAGACGGAAATTGCCGCGCTCGGCTGGAAGCTCGACGGCGAGCGGCTGGATGCGGCGATTGTCGTCTCGGGTGTCTACGGTCCACGCACGGACGGCATCGAAACCGTCAGCGCCGAAGACTTCGACGAGGTCATGGTGACCAACGTCCGCGGCCCGATGCAACTGCTGCCAATCCTGCTGCCGCTCGTCGAAGACGCCAACGGCGTGCTCGCGGTGCTATCGAGCAAGATGGGCAGCATCACCGAGGCGACCGGCACCACCGGCTGGCTGTATCGCGTGAGCAAGGCGGCGCTGAACGACGCGCTGAAGATCGCCTCGTTGCAGACGCGGCGGGCTGCCTGCGTCGCGCTGCATCCGGGCTGGGTCCGCACCGACATGGGCGGCGCCGAGGCGGCGATCGATCCCGAGCGCAGCGTGAGCGGCATGCGCCAGGTGCTGGCCCAGGCGGCGGCCGCGCGCGAATCGTTCAACGGCAGCTTCTATCAATACGACGGCACCGCGCTCGACTGGTAA
- a CDS encoding YchJ family protein, translating into MSPSLLTTQRPSECPCGGAAANLRSGAKPPRFALCCGRYIDGGEAAPTALELMRSRYSAYVLGASDYLRATWAPQTCPADLDANPDAPDAPRWLGLQIKRFAAQDETHAEVEFVARYKVGGRAHRLQELSRFVRGDDGRWRYVDGDVSET; encoded by the coding sequence ATGTCCCCCTCTTTGTTGACGACGCAACGACCGTCCGAGTGCCCCTGTGGCGGCGCTGCGGCGAACCTTCGCAGCGGTGCGAAGCCGCCCCGCTTCGCGCTTTGCTGTGGCCGTTATATCGACGGCGGCGAAGCCGCGCCCACGGCGCTCGAACTGATGCGCTCGCGCTATAGCGCGTATGTGCTCGGCGCGAGCGACTATCTGCGCGCAACGTGGGCGCCGCAGACATGCCCGGCCGATCTCGACGCCAACCCCGACGCGCCCGATGCACCACGCTGGCTAGGTCTGCAGATCAAACGCTTCGCCGCGCAAGACGAGACCCACGCCGAGGTCGAATTCGTCGCACGATATAAAGTCGGCGGCCGCGCTCACCGGTTGCAGGAACTGAGCCGCTTCGTTCGCGGCGACGATGGCCGCTGGCGCTACGTCGACGGCGACGTCAGCGAGACCTAG
- a CDS encoding dienelactone hydrolase family protein — protein MGCRKFLTVGAMVCAWAGCAASFAHADPLADSQAGPLTRAEVPRIALDDDTYLPRAGLNEQVIRVPVDAAGTITLETTVYKPDGPGPFPMIVFNHGKMPGDPRMQARSDPLPFAREFVRRGYVVVAPNRQGFAQSGGAYEQDGCDVQRNGLGQAGDVAATVEFMSKQPYVDAQHIVVAGTSHGGLATMAYGVEAAPGVRALINFSGGLRQDACTDWQGNLTHAFGAYGEKTSVPSLWLYGDNDSIWSQPLVASMYAAYSAHGASAKMVDFGTYKNDAHRLVGDRDGVRVWWPAVEAFLARVGMPTGVQYRVEDPAPPKASGYAALDAVTAVPFVDEAGRNGYRNFLHQYPSRAFAVSDSGAWSWAEGGDDPMSVAVANCQKQSSDPCRLYAVNDAVVWKDSSSQTASASSGDSAGSAGGKGAEDKRALASRE, from the coding sequence ATGGGTTGCAGAAAGTTTCTGACGGTGGGTGCGATGGTGTGCGCGTGGGCGGGATGTGCCGCATCGTTTGCGCACGCCGATCCGCTGGCCGATTCGCAAGCAGGTCCACTGACGCGCGCCGAAGTGCCGCGCATCGCGCTGGACGACGACACTTACCTTCCCCGCGCCGGTCTCAACGAGCAGGTCATTCGCGTACCGGTGGACGCCGCCGGCACGATCACGCTTGAAACCACGGTTTACAAGCCCGACGGTCCGGGACCGTTCCCGATGATCGTCTTCAACCACGGCAAGATGCCGGGTGACCCACGCATGCAGGCACGCAGCGATCCGCTGCCGTTCGCGCGCGAGTTCGTGCGGCGCGGCTACGTGGTGGTGGCGCCGAACCGTCAGGGTTTCGCGCAATCGGGTGGCGCCTACGAGCAGGACGGTTGCGATGTCCAGCGTAATGGCCTGGGTCAGGCGGGCGATGTGGCTGCGACGGTTGAGTTCATGTCGAAGCAGCCTTATGTCGACGCGCAGCACATCGTCGTAGCGGGCACGTCGCATGGCGGTCTGGCGACGATGGCTTACGGTGTCGAGGCAGCGCCGGGCGTGCGGGCGCTCATCAATTTCTCCGGCGGCTTACGGCAGGACGCTTGTACCGACTGGCAGGGCAATCTCACGCATGCGTTTGGCGCGTATGGCGAGAAGACGAGTGTGCCGTCGCTGTGGCTGTATGGCGATAACGATTCGATCTGGTCGCAGCCTCTGGTCGCGAGCATGTATGCCGCGTATTCGGCGCATGGGGCGAGTGCGAAGATGGTGGACTTCGGCACTTACAAGAACGATGCGCACCGGTTGGTTGGCGATCGCGATGGCGTGCGGGTGTGGTGGCCGGCTGTCGAGGCGTTCCTTGCACGGGTCGGGATGCCGACGGGTGTGCAGTATCGGGTCGAGGATCCGGCGCCGCCTAAGGCTAGTGGCTATGCGGCTTTGGATGCTGTTACCGCTGTGCCTTTTGTCGATGAGGCCGGGCGGAATGGGTATCGCAACTTCCTGCATCAGTATCCTAGTCGGGCTTTTGCTGTTTCCGATTCGGGGGCGTGGTCGTGGGCTGAGGGCGGGGATGATCCTATGTCTGTCGCTGTGGCTAATTGCCAGAAGCAGAGTTCCGATCCCTGCCGGTTGTATGCAGTCAATGATGCTGTTGTCTGGAAGGATTCTTCTTCGCAGACGGCTAGTGCCAGTTCTGGTGATTCGGCTGGCTCCGCCGGTGGGAAGGGGGCGGAGGATAAGCGGGCTTTGGCTAGTCGGGAGTGA